One stretch of Alphaproteobacteria bacterium DNA includes these proteins:
- the arsC gene encoding arsenate reductase (glutaredoxin) (This arsenate reductase requires both glutathione and glutaredoxin to convert arsenate to arsenite, after which the efflux transporter formed by ArsA and ArsB can extrude the arsenite from the cell, providing resistance.) — translation MRIYHNPRCSKSRIALEYLKESGLNFEVIEYLKNIPTITELEDILDKLNISARELLRTSEQDYKLNNLALDTHSEAELLAFMVKYPKLIERPIIVKNKKACIARPLENLKRLLNE, via the coding sequence ATGAGAATATACCATAATCCTAGATGTTCAAAATCAAGAATTGCGCTTGAATATCTTAAAGAATCGGGCTTAAATTTTGAAGTAATAGAATATTTGAAGAATATTCCAACAATTACTGAATTAGAGGATATTTTGGATAAGCTTAATATTTCAGCGCGGGAATTACTTAGAACATCAGAGCAAGATTATAAGCTTAATAATTTAGCTCTAGACACACATAGTGAGGCTGAATTATTGGCTTTTATGGTTAAATATCCTAAATTAATTGAAAGACCAATAATTGTAAAAAACAAAAAGGCTTGCATTGCAAGGCCATTAGAAAATTTAAAAAGGTTATTAAATGAGTAA